Proteins from a genomic interval of Scomber scombrus chromosome 11, fScoSco1.1, whole genome shotgun sequence:
- the LOC133990891 gene encoding profilin-2-like isoform X1: MSWQSYVENLMADGSCQDSAIVGFTDAKYVWAAHAGGTFNNITSQEIDVLIGKDRETFYTSGLTLGSKKCSVLRDSINDDGDWTMDIRTKSQGGEPTYNISVGRAGKVLVVVMGKEAIHGGILNKKAYTMAEYLRKSGY, encoded by the exons ATGTCTTGGCAAAGCTACGTGGAAAACCTGATGGCCGATGGCAGCTGTCAGGATAGCGCCATTGTTGGGTTTACGGACGCCAAATATGTTTGGGCAGCACATGCCGGTGGTACTTTCAACAATATCACG tctcaAGAAATTGATGTCCTTATCGGTAAGGACAGGGAGACCTTTTACACCAGCGGTCTCACTCTGGGCTCAAAGAAGTGTTCAGTCCTCAGAGACAGCATCAATGACGACGGAGACTGGACAATGGACATCAGGACAAAGAGCCAAGGAGGAGAGCCAACATACAATATCTCTGTCGGGAGAGCTGGAAAAG TATTGGTTGTAGTCATGGGAAAGGAGGCGATCCATGGTGGAATTCTTAACAAGAAAGCATATACAATGGCTGAGTACCTGAGGAAGTCTGGATATTAA
- the LOC133990891 gene encoding profilin-2-like isoform X2, translating into MSWQSYVENLMADGSCQDSAIVGFTDAKYVWAAHAGGTFNNITSQEIDVLIGKDRETFYTSGLTLGSKKCSVLRDSINDDGDWTMDIRTKSQGGEPTYNISVGRAGKVLVLVMGKEGVHGGGLNKKAYSMAKYLRDSGF; encoded by the exons ATGTCTTGGCAAAGCTACGTGGAAAACCTGATGGCCGATGGCAGCTGTCAGGATAGCGCCATTGTTGGGTTTACGGACGCCAAATATGTTTGGGCAGCACATGCCGGTGGTACTTTCAACAATATCACG tctcaAGAAATTGATGTCCTTATCGGTAAGGACAGGGAGACCTTTTACACCAGCGGTCTCACTCTGGGCTCAAAGAAGTGTTCAGTCCTCAGAGACAGCATCAATGACGACGGAGACTGGACAATGGACATCAGGACAAAGAGCCAAGGAGGAGAGCCAACATACAATATCTCTGTCGGGAGAGCTGGAAAAG TTTTGGTTCTTGTAATGGGCAAAGAAGGGGTCCATGGAGGCGGATTGAATAAGAAGGCTTACTCAATGGCAAAATACTTGAGGGATTCagggttttaa
- the LOC133990657 gene encoding TSC22 domain family protein 2-like, whose translation MSKMPAKKKSCFQITSVTQAQVAAIGTADDTESLDDPDESRTEDVSSEIYDMSRAEYEPACDRSSSEEALNNVGEPEATGVMAPSHIPQAGQLPALSSNPVGEFRKVGVLGTTHGGQHQPPGVGVTQPGAMQQQPAPPASVTVNTSQPATLTSSAPPPPATSTVSCTSRFRVIKLDHGTGEPFRRGRWTCTEFYEKDSESSVVSRTVDSIRHASATLDPAAVDRDSGLGHTGGSVVALATQSGQGLGSMADASLSSTRMHSVETLPQQQQIHQQNYITRQQGGSGSAVPQQQAQTNVGSLQPSVPQSVLPVGQNGLPQSALQIQKSPIMPPSAHPGAYLPQQQQQQLPMGHHLTSQTPGLIQNQTEYYQQQQPASMQPGLPTGQSLLVSSLSTGLQNVGQGPSLVMPPASVGASVPSQVGDVAGGGGGSLHTPGLLQQQIGGMGGVLGSILVGGIALQQQTIGQYAAAGQPQPHGLHPATSSGVQNVPAIAASSSVPTTAPAAMPSASSAAMPNVLTSSLPAHILHGKIPGALGAQGLPATGFGAVEGGSGRKSEGLFNAHSPVVPGKEAAKPFMPEGLQLATPNVNSLFGIIPVDGDEDSASGTNVVAIDNKIEQAMDLVKSHLMYAVREEVEVLKEQIKELFERNSVLERENAVLKSLANSEQLSQLPAQSATSSGTTPPLQGLSQPQALSQQQALSQQQAQPPLQAQPQPQSHPQLQPHPKPQQLQTQLDPGQQLQPNVTSA comes from the exons ATGTCGAAAATGCCGGCCAAGAAGAAGAGCTGCTTTCAGATCACCAGTGTGACACAGGCCCAGGTGGCGGCTATAGGTACCGCCGACGACACGGAGAGCCTGGACGATCCAGACGAATCACGGACTGAAGATGTGTCGTCGGAAATATATGACATGTCACGGGCTGAGTACGAGCCAGCGTGTGACAGAAGTTCATCTGAAGAAGCCCTGAATAATGTTGGAGAGCCAGAGGCGACCGGCGTTATGGCTCCATCACACATACCTCAAGCCGGGCAGTTACCTGCGCTTTCAAGCAACCCCGTTGGGGAGTTTCGAAAAGTGGGAGTGCTGGGCACAACTCACGGTGGTCAGCATCAGCCTCCGGGTGTTGGCGTTACTCAGCCTGGGGCAATGCAGCAACAGCCTGCACCACCAGCTAGTGTGACAGTAAACACATCCCAACCAGCCACACTGACCAGTTCAGCTCCTCCTCCCCCTGCCACCTCCACGGTGAGCTGCACTTCACGCTTCAGGGTCATTAAACTCGATCATGGTACTGGAGAACCCTTTCGGAGAGGCAGGTGGACGTGCACAGAGTTTTATGAGAAAGACTCTGAGAGTTCTGTAGTTAGTAGGACTGTAGACAGCATTAGACATGCCAGTGCAACACTGGACCCTGCTGCTGTGGACAGAGACAGTGGGCTCGGGCATACAGGAGGCTCTGTGGTTGCCTTGGCAACACAGTCAGGTCAGGGCTTGGGCTCCATGGCGGATGCTTCACTCTCTTCAACCCGCATGCATTCAGTGGAGACACTACCGCAGCAGCAACAGATCCATCAGCAAAACTACATCACCCGGCAGCAGGGTGGTAGTGGGTCAGCTGTCCCACAGCAGCAGGCTCAGACAAACGTGGGAAGTCTCCAGCCCTCTGTGCCCCAGAGTGTGCTGCCTGTTGGACAAAATGGCCTGCCTCAGTCTGCTCTCCAAATACAGAAGTCCCCCATCATGCCCCCTTCAGCCCACCCTGGCGCTTACCttccccagcagcagcagcagcagctccccATGGGGCACCACCTGACCAGCCAGACACCTGGATTGATACAGAACCAGACGGAGTactatcagcagcagcagccagcttCCATGCAGCCTGGGCTTCCCACTGGCCAGTCACTTTTAGTATCTAGTCTGTCTACAGGACTACAGAATGTGGGACAAGGACCCTCTTTGGTCATGCCTCCAGCCTCTGTAGGGGCTTCAGTGCCAAGTCAGGTGGGAGATgttgctggaggaggaggaggctccTTACATACACCGGGCCTCTTGCAGCAGCAGATTGGAGGAATGGGAGGCGTTCTAGGCTCCATACTGGTTGGAGGAATCGCTTTGCAGCAGCAGACTATTGGTCAGTATGCCGCCGCTGGACAGCCTCAACCGCACGGCCTCCACCCCGCCACATCCTCCGGTGTACAAAATGTGCCTGCCATTGCAGCGAGCTCCAGTGTGCCCACCACTGCGCCCGCTGCTATGCCCAGTGCCTCCAGTGCAGCAATGCCAAATGTGTTGACTTCCAGTTTGCCAGCTCATATACTCCATGGCAAGATCCCAGGGGCTTTGGGGGCACAGGGCCTCCCAGCAACTGGGTTTGGAGCGGTGGAGGGCGGCAGCGGAAGGAAGTCAGAGGGTCTCTTCAATGCACATTCTCCTGTTGTCCCCGGGAAGGAAGCGGCGAAGCCCTTCATGCCCGAGGGCCTGCAGCTCGCCACTCCGAATGTCAACAGCCTGTTTGGAATCATACCTGTCGACGGGGATGAGGACAG tgcctCTGGAACCAATGTTGTTGCCATTGATAATAAAATTGAACAGGCAATG gacCTGGTGAAAAGCCATCTGATGTATGCGGTGCGTGAAGAGGTGGAGGTCTTAAAGGAGCAGATCAAGGAGCTGTTTGAGAGGAACTCTGTGCTGGAGAGGGAGAACGCTGTGTTGAAATCTCTGGCCAACAGCGAGCAGCTGTCTCAGCTGCCCGCCCAGTCGGCCACCAGCTCCGGCACCACGCCCCCCCTGCAAGGACTCAGCCAGCCTCAGGCGCTGTCCCAGCAACAGGCGCTGTCCCAGCAACAGGCCCAGCCTCCGCTTCAAGCTCAGCCGCAGCCACAGTCGCACCCCCAGCTCCAACCCCACCCCAAACCCCAGCAGCTCCAGACTCAACTCGATCCTGGCCAACAGCTGCAACCCAACGTCACCTCCGCTTGA
- the LOC133990447 gene encoding UAP56-interacting factor-like isoform X1 — MNTGDFTAGRGRKPAVPDKVDMSLDDIIRLNKKEQQLKRKQATTNRRPVKKKGLLTQGKGVSPRTGGPVQRGVHQPLGGPSKLRNRRFPPLPGRRRGQGVITGLAARRPAALLKRVGSLNRAAFNQKTRQKTMPFIQRTETQYRKPEVQRRPYRQPDLQRAQNATAVKRPFQLRRRPLPPVQQTQREARQATFLFRRGLKVQAQVQKPIPHAPPVRTRQWRTSTTNNGILSVSIDNPTARTQPEPPTAWTLHPPTASSASVKVETVEKKIPKGVPLQFDINSVGKPQTSMTLNERFRILKDQRTATAQTSKGSRFVTVG, encoded by the exons aTGAACACAGGTGATTTTACAGCAGGTCGGGGGAGAAAACCAGCGGTGCCCGACAAAGTGGACATGTCACTAG ATGACATCATTCGGTTGAACAAAAAAGAGCAACagttgaaaagaaaacaggctACCACGAACCGCCGACCTGTCAAGAAGAAAGGCCTGTTAACCCAGGGGAAGGGAGTCTCGCCCAGGACCGGTGGACCTGTCCAAAGAGGTGTGCACCAAccctt AGGAGGACCATCTAAATTAAGAAACAGAAGGTTCCCTCCTCTTCCGGGTCGACGGCGGGGTCAGGGGGTTATCACTGGGCTGGCAGCCAGGAGGCCAGCTGCCCTGCTCAAACGGGTCGGCTCACTCAACAGAGCAGCATTCAACCAG AAAACGAGACAGAAAACAATGCCGTTCATTCAGCGCACTGAGACCCAGTACAGAAAGCCAGAGGTCCAGAGGCGGCCGTACAGGCAGCCCGATTTACAGAGAGCCCAGAATGCAACAGCGGTCAAGAGACCATTTCAGCTTCGGCGACG ACCACTGCCGCCTGTCCAGCAGACTCAAAGGGAAGCGCGCCAGGCCACATTTCTTTTCCGCAGAGGACTCAAA GTACAAGCACAGGTGCAGAAACCAATTCCTCATGCGCCTCCCGTCAGGACTCGCCA GTGGCGTACATCAACAACCAACAATGGTATCTTGAGTGTTTCAATTGACAACCCCACAGCGAGGACCCAGCCTGA GCCTCCCACCGCTTGGACCCTGCATCCCCCGACTGCCAGCTCTGCTTCCGTCAAGGTGGAAACTGTGGAGAAGAAGATACCAAAAGGGGTGCCCCTCCAATTTGACATCAACAGTGTTGGGAAACCG CAGACATCAATGACTTTGAACGAGCGATTCCGTATCCTAAAAGATCAGCGCACAGCCACAGCACAAACCAGCAAAGGCAGCCGATTCGTTACCGTGGGTTAG
- the LOC133990447 gene encoding UAP56-interacting factor-like isoform X2 produces the protein MNTGDFTAGRGRKPAVPDKVDMSLDDIIRLNKKEQQLKRKQATTNRRPVKKKGLLTQGKGVSPRTGGPVQRGGGVRGGPSKLRNRRFPPLPGRRRGQGVITGLAARRPAALLKRVGSLNRAAFNQKTRQKTMPFIQRTETQYRKPEVQRRPYRQPDLQRAQNATAVKRPFQLRRRPLPPVQQTQREARQATFLFRRGLKVQAQVQKPIPHAPPVRTRQWRTSTTNNGILSVSIDNPTARTQPEPPTAWTLHPPTASSASVKVETVEKKIPKGVPLQFDINSVGKPQTSMTLNERFRILKDQRTATAQTSKGSRFVTVG, from the exons aTGAACACAGGTGATTTTACAGCAGGTCGGGGGAGAAAACCAGCGGTGCCCGACAAAGTGGACATGTCACTAG ATGACATCATTCGGTTGAACAAAAAAGAGCAACagttgaaaagaaaacaggctACCACGAACCGCCGACCTGTCAAGAAGAAAGGCCTGTTAACCCAGGGGAAGGGAGTCTCGCCCAGGACCGGTGGACCTGTCCAAAGAG GAGGTGGTGTGAGAGGAGGACCATCTAAATTAAGAAACAGAAGGTTCCCTCCTCTTCCGGGTCGACGGCGGGGTCAGGGGGTTATCACTGGGCTGGCAGCCAGGAGGCCAGCTGCCCTGCTCAAACGGGTCGGCTCACTCAACAGAGCAGCATTCAACCAG AAAACGAGACAGAAAACAATGCCGTTCATTCAGCGCACTGAGACCCAGTACAGAAAGCCAGAGGTCCAGAGGCGGCCGTACAGGCAGCCCGATTTACAGAGAGCCCAGAATGCAACAGCGGTCAAGAGACCATTTCAGCTTCGGCGACG ACCACTGCCGCCTGTCCAGCAGACTCAAAGGGAAGCGCGCCAGGCCACATTTCTTTTCCGCAGAGGACTCAAA GTACAAGCACAGGTGCAGAAACCAATTCCTCATGCGCCTCCCGTCAGGACTCGCCA GTGGCGTACATCAACAACCAACAATGGTATCTTGAGTGTTTCAATTGACAACCCCACAGCGAGGACCCAGCCTGA GCCTCCCACCGCTTGGACCCTGCATCCCCCGACTGCCAGCTCTGCTTCCGTCAAGGTGGAAACTGTGGAGAAGAAGATACCAAAAGGGGTGCCCCTCCAATTTGACATCAACAGTGTTGGGAAACCG CAGACATCAATGACTTTGAACGAGCGATTCCGTATCCTAAAAGATCAGCGCACAGCCACAGCACAAACCAGCAAAGGCAGCCGATTCGTTACCGTGGGTTAG